The Halomonas binhaiensis nucleotide sequence TGCAGCACGGTTCCTGGAAAGGATGGATCAAAGGGAATAAAAATTCCGACTATACCAAAGTATAGAATTTTTAGTTTGAAACAATACCACACGGAATCTACATTTCATTCAGCGCTTCAAAAGCGTGATTGCACTCAGCTGCAGCACACCGACCACTGCATAGAGATCCACGACGCCGGACAACAACAATGACAGTCAGAACCGCGGACAGTGAGCACCACGCCATGAACAGCACAACTTCCCAAGACACGTCAGACGAGCGCCTGCAACACATCAATCCCTTCAAGAAAGCCTTGCACCGTCCAGAATTCGGCGCTGTCGCCGGCACCATTCTGGTCGTTCTGTTCTTTGTTTTCGTTGCCTCGGGCACTGGCATGTTCTCCGGGGCCGGCGTGATCAACTTTCTTGAAGTATCCGCTCAACTGGGGATCATTGCCGTCGCGGCAGCCCTGTTGATGATCGGCGGAGAGTTCGATCTGTCGATCGGCTCCATGATCGGCTTTGCCGGCATGCTGATCGCCATTCCCGCCGTGCAGTACGGCTGGCCACTCTGGGCGGCGCTGGCATTTGCCTTCAGCTGTGCACTGGCCATTGGTGCGCTCAATGGCTGGCTGGTGGTACGCACCGGCCTGCCGTCCTTCATCGTTACCCTGGGTTTTCTGTTCATTCTGCGCGGCGTTGCCATCGGCGTACCGCGCCTGCTGGCCAACCGCACTCAGATAGGCGGAGTGCACAATGTCATCGGCGATGACTGGTTCGCTGCCCTGTTCACGGGAGAAGTCGGCCAAGGCCTGTTCATCTGGCTGGCCAATATTGGCGTGATCGGGACCAATTTCGCAGGCAATCCGATCGTCAGTGGCATACCCGTTTCCATCGTCTGGTGGCTGGGGCTTACTGGACTGGCGACCTGGGTGTTGCTGTTCACCCGTTTCGGCAACTGGATCTTTGCCTGCGGCGGAGACAAGACGGCGGCCCGCAATGTCGGCGTACCGGTCAATACCGTCAAGATCGTGCTGTTCATGTTCACTGCCTTCTCCGCCTGCGTGTTCGCTGCCCTGCAGGTCATGGACACCGGCTCCGCCGATAGCGTGCGCGGCATCCTCAAGGAACTCGAGGCCATCATCGCGGTGGTCATTGGCGGTGCACTGCTGACTGGAGGCTATGGCTCGGCCATTGGTGCCAGCTTTGGCGCGCTGATCTTCGGCATGGTGCAGATGGGCATCTTCTACACCGGGGTCAATACCGACTGGTTCCAGGTCTTTCTCGGCGCCATGTTGCTGATCGCTGTGCTGTTCAATAACTACGTGCGTCGCAAGGCGCTGGAGGCCAAGTGATGAACGCTCCCGCTCCCATGATCGAAATGCGCAAGGTCGACAAGCACTTCGGCAGTGTCATCGCACTCAGTGATATCTCGATGAAAGTCCACTCAGGCGAAGTCATGTGTCTGCTCGGCGACAACGGTGCCGGCAAGTCGACCTTGATCAAGACCCTGTCTGGCGTACACCAGCCAACTCATGGCGAATTCCTGGTCGATTGCAGGGAGGCCCATTTCACGTCCCCTTCTGATGCGCTGGATGCCGGTATCGCCACGGTGTTCCAGGATCTGGCCATGATTCCGCTGATGTCGATCACACGTAACTTCTTCATGGGACGTGAGCCCACCGTAGGTTGGGGACCACTACGTCGTGTCGACTGGAAGTTCGCCGACCGGGTGGCCCAGGAAGAGATGGCGAAAATCGGCATCGACGTACGCGACCCTGGACAACCGGTAGGCACTCTCTCAGGCGGTGAGCGCCAGTGTGTGGCCATCGCCCGCGCGGTGTACTTCGGTGCCAAGGTGCTGATTCTCGACGAGCCGACGTCGGCACTGGGCGTCAAGCAGGCATCCGTGGTGCTGCGCTATATCGCCAAGGCCCGTGCCGATGGCCTGGCAGTGATCTTCATCACTCACAATGTCCATCACGCCTACCCCGTGGGGGATGCCTTCACCATTCTGAAACGTGGCACCAGCCTGGGGACATTCCGCAAGGAAGACGTCAGTCGCGAGGAAGTGCTCAACATGATGGCTGGAGGTGCCGAACTGGAGAGTCTCGACGCGGAGTTGGCCGAGTTCCAGCGAGCCGACGACCAGGCCCGCTCACCATCCGCCAGTGCCGTGGCCTGAGGGAGCGACCGCCATGTTTTCCGATCACCAGGACAAACTCCATCAGCACAAGCCGCTGGCAGGACAGGTGGCCATCGTTACCGGATCGACCCAAGGGCTTGGTGAAGCCGTTGCCCGTCACCTGCTGGGCCTGGGTGTGTCAGGACTGGCGCTGTGCGGGCGCCAGCAGGAACGAGGGGAGCAACTAGCACAAATTCTGGATGAGCAGAGCCAATGCCGCGTGGTCTTCGTTGCCACGGACCTGACACAGGTCGCCGACTGCCGCCAGTTGGTAGCAACCGCCGATGATGCCTTCGGCCGAATCGACATGCTGATCAATTGTGCCGGCAACACGGAGCGCGGCACGCTGCTGGACACTGACGAAGCCACCTATGATCGCCTGTTCAGCGTCAATACCAAGGCCCCATTCTTTCTCATGCAGGAAGTCGCCAGACGCATGATTCGCGATGGTATCGAGGGCCGTATCGTCAACATTCTCAGCATGTCCGGCCACGGTGGCCAGCCGTTCATCTGTGCCTATAGCGGCAGCAAGGGCGCCCTGGCCACTCTGACACGCAACGCCGCCTACTCGTTGCTGCGTAACCGCATTCGAGTCAATGGGCTCAATATCGGCTGGATGAATACACCCGGCGAGCATCGCATTCAGACCGTCACCCATGGAGCTGAAGAGGACTGGCTCGAACGGGCCGCTCGCCAGCAACCTGCGGGACGCTTGCTGGAGCCTGAGGAAGTCGCCAGTTCCGTGGCTTTTCTGGTGACAGCAGCCTCTGGAATGATGACGGGTGCCATCATCGACCTCGACCAGAGTGTGCGCGGCTGCTACGACAGCGCCCCTCAACCACAGGCCGCGATGACGGTTGCCGCCACTTCTGGGGAGGTGTCTTCATGACTCGGCAACCTCATTTGATCGAGCAAGACATGCTCGATGCCCAAGCCTTCGAACAACTGTGCATGACGTTGACGATCCCGGTGGACTATCCCCAGGCTGAACGCATCGAAGCCGGTATTCCGCTCTACTCTGCAGAAACAGCACGCCGATGCATATCTTCACCCCGGCAACGTCGTGCGTTACTCGATGAATGGCACCACTGCCTGGCCGAAGGCCCTGGAGTACTGGCCATTACCGGCATGCTGGATACCGCCATCGTCGATCGTGCCACCGAGACCTTCCTCAAGTTGATCGAGCAGGAGCGAGATATCGGCAACCGTGGTGATCACTTCGCGACCCCCGGCAGCAATGACCGGTTGTGGAACGCCTTCCAGAAACATGGGGAAATGGACCCTGAGGGGTTTATCGATTACTACGCCAACCCTGTACTGGCCCTGGTCGCCGAAGCCTGGCTGGGCCCTGGCTACCAGGTTACCTCGCAAGTCAATGTGGTCAGGCCGGGAGGGCGCGCGCAACAGCCTCATCGTGATTACCACCTGGGGTTTCAGAGTGAAGCACAGGTCCTGCGTTACCCGCTCGGGATGCAGGTGGCTTCCCAGCACCTGACCCTGCAAGGCGCCGTGGCCCATGATGACATGCCACTGGAAAGCGGGCCGACCCAATTGCTGCCCTGGTCCCAGCGCTATGCACTCGGCTATCTGGCCTATCGGGATACTGCCTTCCAGCAAGTTTTCGAACGCCATCACGTGCAGTTGCCACTCAACAAGGGTGATGGTCTGTTCTTCAATCCGGCCCTGTTCCATGCCGCCGGTGATAATGACAGCGACAACCTGCGTCGCATGGCCAATCTGCTGCAGATTTCCTCTGCATTCAGCCGTGCCATGGAAAGCGTCGACCACGACCGGCTGATCCGCACCTGCTACCCATCGTTGCGCCAACGTTTTCAACGCGATGGCTGGAATGCCGAGATGCAGGCCTGTGCGGATGCGCTGGCCGAGGTCTATCCATTTCCCGCCAACCTTGACCGCACACCACCACAAGGTGGCATGGCGCCAGACAGCCAGCGCCAGCTGCTGGCCACGGCACTGGAGGAAGACTGGCAGGAAGCACGTCTGCATGATGCGCTTGCCCGCCTCGCTCAGGATCGCCAGGCCTGACGATCCTTGTTCATTCACCTAGAAGCACAATCAACAGCCGCTCAGCATGAGCTTTTATCAACCACCGCCTTAACAACGGATTCTTTCAACTGACCCACCGACTGACTCTTTCAACCGACTCTACCAACAACAGCAATAAAGGAAGCGCTGAATAAATCGACGAGCATGCTCGATCACAAGGCACCCGGAGCACAGGAGCCGGAGCCTATGAGGTATAGGTGAGGATTCCGAGCACCGCGTAACACAGTAATTGAGTAGCGCAGGCATTTATGCAGTGTTTCCTAAAGGGAGCTTGCCATGAAACTTACTTCTATCCTTGCCGCCGGCGCCATTGCCCTGACTGCCAGCAGCCATGCCCTGGCCCAGCAGGATGATCAACTCAACTTCATTGCCGTCACCCATATCACCGCCGGAGACCCCTTCGGCAACGTACTCAAGCGCGGCTTTGAAGATGCCGCCGAAGAGCTGGGAGTGTCGTTACGCTATAACTCGCCGGCCCAATACGATACTTCACAGATGCTGCGCATGATCGAGCAGGCCATAGCCACTCAACCCGATGGTCTGGCCGTGACCATCCCCGATGCCAGTGCCTTTGCCAAGCCGATCCGCAAGGCCATCGAGTCCGGAATTCCTGTCGTGGTCCTGAACACAGGCGAGGACATCAGTCATGAGCTCGGCGCCTTGAACTACGTCGGCCAGAGTGAATACCGTGCCGGCAAGCTGGCGGGAGAACGCATGCGCGAAGCAGGCGTGGAGCATCCTATCTGCATCAACTTCGCACCAGGACAATCCCAGCTGGACGCCCGTTGCCAGGGCTTTACCGATGCCTTCGAAGGTGCTGCGGAGCAACTTTCGACCACCCAGGATCCCACCGCCATCACCAATGCGGTGATGGCACACCTGAACAGCAACCCGGATACCGATGGCGTTCTCAGCCTTGGTTCCCTGGCAACCGTACCGCTGATCACGGAATTCCAGAAGCAGGGCGCCATGGGCAAGATCGCCTTTGCCACCTTCGACCTTGCCCCGGAAACGCTGGAAGCCGTGCGTGATGGCGAGATGCTGTTCGCCATGGACCAGCAGCAGTACCTACAAGGCTACCTGCCCGTGCAGATCCTTGCTCAGTACAACCGCTATGGTGTGGTGCCAACTACCGACATCCAGACCGGCCCCAACTTCATTACCCAGGACAATGCAGAGCAGGTGATCGAGTTGACCAAGCAGGGTTATCGCTGAAGAAGGGCTGAACTCCTGACACGGAAACAATGGACGGCCCAGACCTTGCTCCAACAGACCGGAACACACCATGACAACGAGATTGAATATCGGCCTGATCGGCAGTGGCTTCATGGGACAGGCGCATGCCGATGCCTATCGCCGCGTACGTACGCTTTATCATGACTTGCCGCTGCGCCCTCACCTCTATGCCATTGCGGACCAGGGCCAGGAGGCAGCACAAGCCGCCGCTGCACGACTGGACTTCGAACATGCCTATGGCGACTGGCGCGATATGGTGGCAGATCCTAATGTCGACGTCGTCGATGTGACCTCGCCCAACGCGCTGCACTTCGAGATGGTCATGGCCGCCATCGAACATGGCAAGCACGTCTACTGCGAGAAACCCTTGGCCATGGATGATCATCAGGCCGAGGCCATGGCCTGCGCGGCCCAGGCTCGTGGCGTCAAGACCATGGTGGCGTTCAACAACACCAAGACACCGGCGGCGCTACTCGCCCGTCGCTTGATCGACGAAGGCGCCATCGGCACCCCGACACGTTTCCGTGGCACTTTCGACCAGGGCTTCTTCAATGATCCCGACCTGCCCTGGTCTTGGCGCTGCTCGCGCCAGCAGGCAGGCACCGGTTCGCTGGGTGATCTCGGCGCCCACACCATCAGCGTGGCGCAATTCCTGATGGGGGATGTTGCCGAGGTCTGCGCCCAAAGCCAGATCCTGTTTCCGGCTCGGCCCTATGCCGGCGACAACGTCGGCTATGCAAGCAAGGCAGTAGACACCAGCGAACAGCGCGAGGTCGAGAACGATGACCAGACCCAGGCGCTGGTGCGCTTTGCTTCAGGTGCTGCGGGGGTGATCGAAAGCTCACGCATTGCCGCCGGCAAGGTGTTCGGTATCACCTGGGAGATCAGCGGCACCGAGGGAACACTGATGATGGATGGTGAGCGTTTCAATGAGCTCAAGGTGTTTCGCTATAACGAGCCACGTGAGGAGCGCGGTTTCAAGACCCTCCTGGCCGGCTCCCAGGTGCCTCAATTCAGGGCTTTCTTCCCTTTCGACTATGGCGGCGGCGGTATCGGCTATTTCGACGTCAAGGTCATCGAGGTGCATGACCTGATCCAGGGGCTGGCCAGCGATGACGGCTGTTTCCCGGACTTCGCCTTTGGCCGCCACAACCAGAACATCATCACCGCCATAGATACATCTTGCCTGGAGCGCTGTTGGGTGCCGGTTCGGTAAACCGTCGAAATGAAGGCATAGCCAGAAAATCTCCGACCTTTCAGGGGCTCGACATCAGTGACAGCCCCTTCTTTTTTGTGCATGCCTTGAAGATGGTGAGGAGGAGTCCCCTGATTAGCCATACGATTAATTAGCACAGCTAATAAGTCCTATCGAATTATTGCGCGTTATCTTCATGAGAGACATGGTTTAACGTGTCTTCTTCGCAGCAGGAAAGCGCTGCCTCCATCGCTCTGGCCCTACCCCTGAACGCAGCGTGATCCCGCCATGACAGCCATGAGCCATCTGGCCATCCAGGAAAGTGAGGGTGATTCGGTCGTAGACTGGATGGAGCCGGTTGCCGATGCTCAGTATTTCTGCGAATAACGAGCGAATGCCAGCGAGCAACTTCTCGGTAACGCTGCAAAATACATCACGTTGAAAGCAAGGAGTTCATCATGAAAATTACGCGCGCAGGTACAAACCCATCCGCCAAAGGCCCCGCAGACTGGTTCAGCGGTACGGTTCGGGTAGACCCGATGTTCAATCAGGCCGATCCGGACCGGGTGCAGGGCGCCCATGTCACCTTCGAGCCCGGTGCACGTACTGCCTGGCATACCCATCCGCTGGGTCAGACGCTGATCGTGACCTTCGGTCGTGGGCTGGTTCAGCGCTGGGGCGGCGCAATCGAGGAAATTCACCCCGGTGACGTGGTCTGGTTCGAGCCAGGCGAGAAGCATTGGCATGGTGCAGCCCCCGACGTCAGCATGAGCCATATTGCGATACAGGAGGTTCACAATGGTGAGGTCGTCACCTGGATGGAGCATGTGAGCGATGATCAATATACCGGCCGCTCCTGAGCGCCGATGATGACCGGTGACATCCGCTCACTGTCCCAGGCTAACCCAGCGCCTTGAAAATCAGCTGCACACCGACAATGGCCATGGCCAGGATCACCAGACGATAGAACAACCGTTCATTGACCCGGTGATGCAGCCACACACCACTGCGAATCCCGAGCCAGGCCACGGGTACCAGTGCCAGAGAGGCCCAGATACTGGTGGTGTTGATCTCGCCTAGCCACAGATAGGGCGGCAACTTCATCAGGTTGACGGCCGCGAACACCAGGGTGGTGGTCGCGATGAAGGCGGTCTTGTCCAGCCGCCGGGGCACCAGATAAAGGTTCATGGGTGGCGCACCGGCATGGGCAATGAAGCTGGTAATGCCGGTGGCAATGCCTGCTGGCCAGGCCCAGACAGTGGAAATCGGTCGGGATGCCGACGGCTTGAATACCATGTAAGCGACGAACAGCAGCGATATGACGCCCAGCACCAGGCGCACATGGTCAGCATCGAGGCTGTCCGCTACCAGGGTAGCTACCACGACACCAATTGCCATTCCGGGTATCAAACGCTTTACCTCGGCCCAATTCTGTCGGCCCCACCAGGCCTTCACCGCTAGGCCATCCATGACAATCAAAAGCGGCAGCAGCAAGCCTGCGGCAGCAATCGGATCAATGGCCAGCGCCATCAACGGCACCGAGAGCGTACCAAATCCACCGGCAAAGCCCCCCTTGGACACCCCTGTCAGATATGTGGACAAGATGATCAGAAGCCAGGCAATCCATGAATAATCAGGCAGCATTGGTGCTCCTCAGGCGCAAAGACGCCGGAGCCTGTAAAGGCGCCGGCGTTTCTTTCTCGTATTTATTGTATTAGAGAATCACATTCTCACAGCAATAAACAACTGCGCTGGCTAATGATTTCAGCCTACGGCCTGCATGGCCAAGGCCGTATCCAGCATACGGTTGGAGAAGCCCCACTCGTTGTCGTACCAGGCCATGACCTTGATCAGGCGACCATTGACGCGAGTGTGGTTGGCATCGAAGGTCGAGGAATTCGCATCGTGATTGAAATCGATCGAGACCAGTGGCTGAGCGTTGATGGCCAGCACTGGCGATGCTTCAGCGGCCTTGGCCACAATGTCATTGATCTCTTCACGGGTGGTATCGCGGGAAGCGGTAAATACCAGGTCAACCAACGACACGTTGATGACCGGTACACGCACAGCCAGACCATCGAACTTGCCCTGCAGCTCCGGCAGTACCTTGCCTACCGCAGCGGCAGCGCCCGTCTTGGTCGGGATCATGGAATGCGTGGCACTACGTGCGCGGTACGGATCGGAGTGATACACATCGGACAGGTTCTGATCGTTAGTGTAAGCATGCACCGTGGTCATCAGACCATTCTCGATGCCTACTGCATCGTTCAATGCCTTGGCGACCGGCGCCAGGCAGTTGGTGGTGCAGGAAGCATTGGAGACAATCTTGTGTTCAGCGGTCAGCACCTGCTCGTTGACACCGAAGACGATGGTAGCGTCACAATTAGGGCTAGGGGCGGAAATCAGTACCTTTCCAGCGCCAGCCTCCAGGTGCTTGGCAGCCGCTTCGCGCTTGGTGAACAACCCGGTGCACTCCATGACCAGGTCAATGCCAAGGGCAGCCCAGGGCAGGTTAGCCGGATCGCGCTCGGAAAGAATGGTGATGCGATCCCCATCGACGCTGAGACTTTCTTCGTCGTGCTCTACTTTGAAAGCAAAGTGGCCATGCACGGTGTCGTGGCGCAACAGATGGGCATTCAGAGAAGGATCACCTAAATCATTGATGGCAACGATCTCGACCTTCTCGCGATAACCGTTTTCATACAAGGCACGCAGTACATTGCGTCCAATTCGACCAAACCCGTTGATGGCAACCTTGAGCGTCATGGCGAGACCTCCATTGACTAGAACTAGAAGCGATGAAAAGTGATGCAAGAACCATCCAGGATCTGTCTTGAAACCATCTACAGCGACTATCTGTACAGAGACTACCTATAGTTGGTAACTCTGCGCCTGGTGACAGGAGTATCACTGTCGCTCTACGAGCAGTGAGGCTTTCCATATCGCCACGCCTGACAATTTGTCGACCGGTATCGCTTTTCCTGACAGTACTCAACGACTTTCAGACAAACCCTAGGACTCGACGGCAGACGGGCTCCTTCCATGAATCCCCACTGGGACGTCGTCATTAGCCAACACTTTGGTACATGCACCACAAGGACTCAAGTGTTTTTTGTTAAAATTACAACATAAAGTGGTACTACCTCATATGGAGCCAGACAAATACTGCGGAAAATCTGCGATTTATCGCTTTAATCACGATTCAGCTCATCCATATAGACCTTAGTCGACCTTAGTCGCCGTAGTAATATTACCTTCAAAGCACTATGGTGACATTTCGACAGGTGACTCTTTTTCACTGCCCTGTTTCCGGAGGCTCGTCATGACCCCAACCTTCCCTGCCAATCAGGCTCGCCGCACCCTTCCGGCACGTAAGCGCATTGCCCTTGTCGCCCACGATGGCAAGAAGGAAGAAATGCTGGCCTGGGCTGAACGCTGGAATGACACACTGAAGCAGCATGAGCTGATTGCCACTGGAACCACTGCAGCGCGCCTGAGCAAGGCCCTGGAGCTTCAGGTAGAAGGCCTGATGAGCGGCCCACTGGGTGGCGACCAACAGATTGGAGCGCGCATCACTGAACAGCGCCTCGACCTGCTGGTCTTCTTCTGGGACCCCTTCGCCCCTCAGCCTCACGACCCGGACGTCAAGGCGTTGCTGCGCCTGGCAGCCCTGTGGAACGTGCCCGTGGCCTGCAATCCATCCAGCGCTGACTTCATGATGAGCTCGCCCTGGTTGAACCAGGACTATGAGATGAACATTCCTGACGCTGGCGCCTGGATATCCGCGCGCAGCAAATAACAAGAGGAACAATCAGTGTTTCAGCTGACCCGTAGTGTGACCTGGCAATCCCTGCTGCGCCTGCACCAGGAAACCGCCAATGACCGTATTCGCGATTACTTTACCCAGGACCCTCAGCGCTTCGACAAGATGAGCCTGAAGGTTGGGGGCCTGTTTCTTGACTATTCCAAGCACCAGATCTCCGATGAGGTACTGGATAAACTGCTGGAACTGGCCCATCACTCGGCGCTGGTGCAGCGCCGGGCCCAGATGTTCTCCGGCGATATCATCAATGTCACTGAAGACCGCCCCGTTCTGCATACTGCCCTGCGCAACCTGGGCGATCAGCCGGTCATCGTCGATGGCAAGGATGTGATGCCAGAGATCCACGCGACCCGCGAGCAGATCAAGCGCTTCTCCGAAGCCGTACGCAGCGGGGAATGGAAAGGCTACAACGGCGAGCGCATCCGCGATGTGGTCAACATCGGCATCGGAGGTTCCGACCTGGGGCCCAACATGGCCTGCCGTGCTCTGCTCAAGTACCGCCATCCGGATCTCAACTTCCACTTCGTCTCCAACGTGGATGGTGCACATATTCAGAAGGTGCTGCGTGGTCTCAACCCGGCGACGACCCTGTTCATCGTCTCGACCAAGACCTTCTCCACCCAGGAGACTCTGCTCAATGCCCGCACCGCACGCCGCTGGTTCCTGGAGCAGGCAGGCGAAGACGCGGACATCGGGGCACATTTCGTGGCCGCGTCCACCAACCGCAAGGCCGCCATGGAATTCGGCATTCGCGAGGAAAATGTCTTTGAATTCTGGGCCTGGGTCGGTGGGCGCTACTCCATGTGGTCCTCTATCGGCCTGCCCATCGCATTGGCCATCGGCTTTGAAGGCTTCATCGAGATGCTGCAGGGTGCCTGGGAGATGGATCAGCACTTCCTGAATGCACCGCTGGAACAGAACATGCCTGTGCTGATGGCCTTGATTGGCATCTGGTACATCAACTTCGTGGGCGCGGAAACCCAGGCTATCGTGCCCTACGATCAGGCTCTGCATCAGCTGCCCGCCTTTCTCCAGCAGCTCGACATGGAGTCCAACGGCAAGTCAGTGGATATTTTCGGGCGTCCGGTGGATTACAAGACGGGTCCCATAGTCTGGGGGCAGACGGGTTCCAACGGTCAGCATGCCTTCTTCCAGTTGCTCCACCAGGGCACTCGCTATGTGCCCATCGACTTCATCGCCTCACTCAAGCCAGAGCCAGGCGTCGAAGAGCATCACTTCGCCCTGCTCACCAATATGCTGGCCCAGGCCAATGCCTTCATGGAAGGCAGCCTCCAGGGAGGAGATCTCGATCCCTATAGCTGCCCAGGAAACCGCCCCTCCAGCGTACTGCTGCTCGATGAGCTGACTCCTGGCAACCTGGGCGCCTTGATCGCGCTCTATGAACACAAGGTATTTGTTCAGGGAGTCATCTGGAACATCAATTCCTTTGACCAATGGGGCGTCCAATTGGGCAAGCGTATCGCCGGCGAGATCAGCGAACGCATCGACGAGCGCAGCCAGGACTTCGATGCCTCGACCCAAGGCCTGCTGGGACTGGTGCGTGCGCACTTCCCGCCCCAGAACAAGTCACCGGACAAGACTGCCGTAACGCCCAAGGGAAGCAGCAAGGCCAAGCGCAAGGCGTCCTGATCCCTTCCTGCAGCCCAAACTCGAATCCCTTAAGGGTGAGGCTGCCTTCGGGCAGCCTTGTTGCTTTAGCAAACTCTGTGACCTTTCAGCAGGGTGACTCTTTCAGTTGGATAAATCATTCCGTCAAAAAGCTATTGCGCAGCAGCCCGCCGCGCGCTGCGGTCACCCAACCAGGCTGCTCCCAGCCAGGTTGGCACACTGATCCCGACATAGAGTGCAGCCCACCCGGCCCGGCCGTCACTGACCAGAGTCACCGCTTCAAGACTGAACAGAGAAAATGTCGTAAAGCCACCACAGAAGCCAGCGACTAGAAAGGGATGGAGGCGGGCCACTCGCCCATGTTCATGGAGACTGGCATGAGTGGCAAAACGCGCAATCAGCCAGGAACCTATCACATTGACCATCAGCGTCGCCCAGGGGAAAGATGTCGTGACGAAAGAGGCAACGGCCAGCCCCACCCACATGCGGCATACTGCACCAAGGGCACTGCCTGCACCTACCGCCAGATAGATTGGCCAGCTCTTCATGAGGCAGCCACCACATTCCAGCCCAAGGCTGCTGCGGCAAGCCCCAGCAGCAACGTCATGCCGACGTTGCTCAATGCTGCCAGAGAGCGGCGCTCACGTAACAGGTCCAGGGTCTGCAGGCTGAGTGACGAAACGGTGGTAAAGCCGCCGAGCACACCGGTCAGCAAAAACATGGCGGCAAGCGAGCCTTGTGCAACCAGCCCACCCAGCACCCCGATGACGAAGGCCCCTGCCAGGTTGACGATCAGGGTTCCCCAGGGAAAACGGCTGCCCAGATGGCTCGCCGACCAGCGACTGATGTAGAGCCGCCCCATGCCCCCCACGGCACCTCCGGCTGCGACCAGCAGTGATATCCCCAAGAACGCCCATCCCTGTCCCATTGTCACTCCCGAAAAAAGTCACGAACCCCACACCCACATGCTTGTCACATGATTCATATGCCGATGCGGCACACGAAAGACAGAAGCGCTTACTGACGATATGTTAGCCTGCGCTCAACTTTCTCCCATACCACCATTATCGAACAGGCCCACCGATGAAAGGAGATCCTCGAGTGATGCCCTCA carries:
- a CDS encoding ABC transporter permease; translation: MNSTTSQDTSDERLQHINPFKKALHRPEFGAVAGTILVVLFFVFVASGTGMFSGAGVINFLEVSAQLGIIAVAAALLMIGGEFDLSIGSMIGFAGMLIAIPAVQYGWPLWAALAFAFSCALAIGALNGWLVVRTGLPSFIVTLGFLFILRGVAIGVPRLLANRTQIGGVHNVIGDDWFAALFTGEVGQGLFIWLANIGVIGTNFAGNPIVSGIPVSIVWWLGLTGLATWVLLFTRFGNWIFACGGDKTAARNVGVPVNTVKIVLFMFTAFSACVFAALQVMDTGSADSVRGILKELEAIIAVVIGGALLTGGYGSAIGASFGALIFGMVQMGIFYTGVNTDWFQVFLGAMLLIAVLFNNYVRRKALEAK
- a CDS encoding ATP-binding cassette domain-containing protein, which gives rise to MNAPAPMIEMRKVDKHFGSVIALSDISMKVHSGEVMCLLGDNGAGKSTLIKTLSGVHQPTHGEFLVDCREAHFTSPSDALDAGIATVFQDLAMIPLMSITRNFFMGREPTVGWGPLRRVDWKFADRVAQEEMAKIGIDVRDPGQPVGTLSGGERQCVAIARAVYFGAKVLILDEPTSALGVKQASVVLRYIAKARADGLAVIFITHNVHHAYPVGDAFTILKRGTSLGTFRKEDVSREEVLNMMAGGAELESLDAELAEFQRADDQARSPSASAVA
- a CDS encoding SDR family oxidoreductase produces the protein MFSDHQDKLHQHKPLAGQVAIVTGSTQGLGEAVARHLLGLGVSGLALCGRQQERGEQLAQILDEQSQCRVVFVATDLTQVADCRQLVATADDAFGRIDMLINCAGNTERGTLLDTDEATYDRLFSVNTKAPFFLMQEVARRMIRDGIEGRIVNILSMSGHGGQPFICAYSGSKGALATLTRNAAYSLLRNRIRVNGLNIGWMNTPGEHRIQTVTHGAEEDWLERAARQQPAGRLLEPEEVASSVAFLVTAASGMMTGAIIDLDQSVRGCYDSAPQPQAAMTVAATSGEVSS
- a CDS encoding phytanoyl-CoA dioxygenase family protein, which gives rise to MTRQPHLIEQDMLDAQAFEQLCMTLTIPVDYPQAERIEAGIPLYSAETARRCISSPRQRRALLDEWHHCLAEGPGVLAITGMLDTAIVDRATETFLKLIEQERDIGNRGDHFATPGSNDRLWNAFQKHGEMDPEGFIDYYANPVLALVAEAWLGPGYQVTSQVNVVRPGGRAQQPHRDYHLGFQSEAQVLRYPLGMQVASQHLTLQGAVAHDDMPLESGPTQLLPWSQRYALGYLAYRDTAFQQVFERHHVQLPLNKGDGLFFNPALFHAAGDNDSDNLRRMANLLQISSAFSRAMESVDHDRLIRTCYPSLRQRFQRDGWNAEMQACADALAEVYPFPANLDRTPPQGGMAPDSQRQLLATALEEDWQEARLHDALARLAQDRQA
- a CDS encoding sugar ABC transporter substrate-binding protein; translated protein: MKLTSILAAGAIALTASSHALAQQDDQLNFIAVTHITAGDPFGNVLKRGFEDAAEELGVSLRYNSPAQYDTSQMLRMIEQAIATQPDGLAVTIPDASAFAKPIRKAIESGIPVVVLNTGEDISHELGALNYVGQSEYRAGKLAGERMREAGVEHPICINFAPGQSQLDARCQGFTDAFEGAAEQLSTTQDPTAITNAVMAHLNSNPDTDGVLSLGSLATVPLITEFQKQGAMGKIAFATFDLAPETLEAVRDGEMLFAMDQQQYLQGYLPVQILAQYNRYGVVPTTDIQTGPNFITQDNAEQVIELTKQGYR
- a CDS encoding Gfo/Idh/MocA family protein — its product is MTTRLNIGLIGSGFMGQAHADAYRRVRTLYHDLPLRPHLYAIADQGQEAAQAAAARLDFEHAYGDWRDMVADPNVDVVDVTSPNALHFEMVMAAIEHGKHVYCEKPLAMDDHQAEAMACAAQARGVKTMVAFNNTKTPAALLARRLIDEGAIGTPTRFRGTFDQGFFNDPDLPWSWRCSRQQAGTGSLGDLGAHTISVAQFLMGDVAEVCAQSQILFPARPYAGDNVGYASKAVDTSEQREVENDDQTQALVRFASGAAGVIESSRIAAGKVFGITWEISGTEGTLMMDGERFNELKVFRYNEPREERGFKTLLAGSQVPQFRAFFPFDYGGGGIGYFDVKVIEVHDLIQGLASDDGCFPDFAFGRHNQNIITAIDTSCLERCWVPVR
- a CDS encoding cupin domain-containing protein; amino-acid sequence: MKITRAGTNPSAKGPADWFSGTVRVDPMFNQADPDRVQGAHVTFEPGARTAWHTHPLGQTLIVTFGRGLVQRWGGAIEEIHPGDVVWFEPGEKHWHGAAPDVSMSHIAIQEVHNGEVVTWMEHVSDDQYTGRS
- a CDS encoding sulfite exporter TauE/SafE family protein; translation: MLPDYSWIAWLLIILSTYLTGVSKGGFAGGFGTLSVPLMALAIDPIAAAGLLLPLLIVMDGLAVKAWWGRQNWAEVKRLIPGMAIGVVVATLVADSLDADHVRLVLGVISLLFVAYMVFKPSASRPISTVWAWPAGIATGITSFIAHAGAPPMNLYLVPRRLDKTAFIATTTLVFAAVNLMKLPPYLWLGEINTTSIWASLALVPVAWLGIRSGVWLHHRVNERLFYRLVILAMAIVGVQLIFKALG